One Curtobacterium sp. MCLR17_007 DNA window includes the following coding sequences:
- a CDS encoding acyl-CoA dehydrogenase family protein produces the protein MTLTDQETPLLQAGPVPVDRFAERTAAVAAVAAQHADEVDRDARPPREAIAAMREYGLLAAAVPTGLGGEGASVSELSVIATELGRACAATGMVFAMHQGQVMALWRHGGDGAGVLAMTAAVRDGALVASSTTEKGVGGDARRSTCAIETLHTEHEPSSVARIRLRKDAPVISYATEADVVLVTARRDPDAAASDQRLVGCWTKDTVLSQTSTWDTMGLRGTCSNGWVLDAETTADAVFRDDYATISAQTVLPVSHVLWASVWLGIAASAAERARAAVRKQARANVGTTPPGALRLAELLVELQFLADSVRHAAERFDSVADDPDTLESSAYALAANALKIGASERVTDLVTKALRIVGIAGYAASGPMSISRNLRDAHGAAVMVSNDRLLQNDAGLALMTGAIL, from the coding sequence ATGACCCTGACGGACCAGGAGACCCCGCTGCTGCAGGCCGGACCGGTCCCCGTCGACCGCTTCGCGGAGCGCACCGCCGCCGTCGCTGCCGTCGCCGCACAGCACGCCGACGAGGTCGACCGCGACGCCCGCCCCCCGCGCGAGGCCATCGCCGCCATGCGCGAGTACGGCCTGCTCGCCGCCGCTGTGCCGACCGGACTCGGTGGCGAGGGTGCCTCCGTCTCCGAGCTCTCGGTGATCGCGACCGAGCTCGGTCGCGCGTGCGCGGCGACGGGCATGGTGTTCGCGATGCACCAGGGGCAGGTCATGGCGCTGTGGCGGCACGGCGGCGACGGCGCCGGCGTGCTCGCGATGACCGCCGCGGTCCGCGACGGTGCCCTGGTCGCGTCGTCGACGACCGAGAAGGGCGTCGGTGGTGACGCCCGCCGCTCGACCTGCGCGATCGAGACCCTGCACACCGAGCACGAGCCCTCGTCTGTGGCCCGGATCCGCCTGCGCAAGGACGCGCCGGTCATCTCCTACGCCACCGAGGCCGACGTCGTCCTCGTCACCGCGCGCCGCGACCCCGACGCCGCCGCGTCCGACCAGCGGCTCGTCGGCTGCTGGACGAAGGACACCGTGCTCTCGCAGACCTCGACGTGGGACACGATGGGGCTCCGCGGCACGTGCAGCAACGGCTGGGTCCTCGACGCCGAGACCACGGCGGACGCGGTGTTCCGCGACGACTACGCGACGATCTCCGCGCAGACCGTCCTCCCCGTCTCGCACGTCCTCTGGGCGTCGGTCTGGCTCGGCATCGCCGCGTCGGCCGCCGAGCGTGCGCGGGCAGCGGTCCGCAAGCAGGCCCGGGCGAACGTCGGCACCACGCCCCCGGGTGCGCTCCGGCTCGCGGAGCTGCTGGTCGAGCTGCAGTTCCTCGCCGACAGCGTCCGGCACGCTGCGGAGCGGTTCGACAGCGTCGCGGACGACCCCGACACGCTCGAGTCGAGCGCGTACGCCCTCGCCGCCAACGCGCTGAAGATCGGCGCGTCCGAGCGGGTCACCGACCTCGTCACGAAGGCACTGCGCATCGTCGGGATCGCCGGGTACGCCGCCTCCGGTCCGATGAGCATCTCCCGGAACCTCCGCGACGCCCACGGTGCTGCCGTCATGGTGAGCAACGACCGTCTCCTGCAGAACGACGCCGGACTGGCCCTGATGACCGGAGCGATCCTGTGA
- a CDS encoding acyl carrier protein, which translates to MQQDQNTGATSLALADPTAEQAVRRALADHGRLTVDAGDVASTADLYALGLTSHATVNVMLAVENDLDAEFPDHVLNRATFGSVASIVAAAALATS; encoded by the coding sequence ATGCAACAGGACCAGAACACCGGAGCGACCTCGCTCGCACTCGCTGACCCGACGGCCGAGCAGGCCGTCCGACGTGCGCTCGCCGACCACGGACGCCTGACCGTCGACGCCGGGGACGTCGCGTCGACCGCCGACCTCTACGCGCTCGGGCTCACCTCGCACGCCACGGTCAACGTGATGCTCGCCGTCGAGAACGACCTCGACGCGGAGTTCCCCGACCACGTGCTGAACCGCGCGACCTTCGGCTCGGTGGCGTCCATCGTCGCCGCCGCCGCACTGGCGACCTCATGA
- a CDS encoding 4'-phosphopantetheinyl transferase superfamily protein, whose product MTQIRTGCDLASVDDVRAGISAHGERYLARVFTQRERADAGDDPERLAARFAGKEAVIKLLRPTRSESVPLRDVAIVLDEQGAPRVELVGAAAGLAATAGITTVDVSLSHERGLALATAVAFAEQ is encoded by the coding sequence ATGACCCAGATCCGCACCGGCTGCGACCTGGCGTCGGTCGACGACGTCCGCGCCGGCATCAGCGCCCACGGCGAGCGGTACCTGGCCCGCGTCTTCACCCAACGGGAGCGCGCCGACGCCGGAGACGACCCGGAGCGCCTGGCGGCCCGCTTCGCCGGGAAAGAGGCGGTCATCAAGCTCCTCCGCCCCACGCGGTCCGAGTCGGTCCCGCTCCGCGACGTCGCGATCGTCCTCGACGAGCAGGGCGCACCCCGTGTCGAGCTCGTCGGAGCGGCCGCCGGACTCGCGGCGACGGCCGGCATCACCACCGTCGACGTGTCCCTGTCCCACGAACGGGGGCTGGCGCTCGCGACGGCCGTGGCCTTCGCGGAGCAGTGA
- a CDS encoding glycosidase — translation MTDALAAADFPYALERVGLLMSPLADDPLEAEGVLNPGSGRGPDGELYLLPRLVATGNVSRIGIARVVVEDGVPVGVEREGIVLEPERTWEVGAQNAGVEDPRTTFLPAIGLHVMTYVAYGPLGPHTAVAVSEDLRAWRRLGPVRFGYDDALDVDLGLYFNKDCVFLPEPVVGPDGVTSIAVLQRPGWDLSEIRPGEGVHPPSWVEDTRPSIWISFVHLDRVREDVGALAEWRGHRVLAAPEMPFEELKIGAGPAPIRVPEGWLLLHHGVTGELVGSLAQQQNVNYAAGAMILDAERPWQVVSRTTEPLLSADTEDEQSGIVPNVVFPTAIEEIDGVRYVFYGMADSKIGVARLVRR, via the coding sequence ATGACTGACGCCCTTGCCGCCGCTGACTTCCCGTACGCCCTCGAGCGGGTCGGCCTGCTCATGTCGCCGCTGGCGGACGACCCGCTCGAAGCCGAGGGTGTGCTGAACCCCGGCAGCGGCCGCGGCCCGGACGGCGAGCTCTACCTGCTCCCCCGGCTCGTGGCGACCGGCAACGTCTCCCGGATCGGCATCGCCCGCGTCGTCGTCGAGGACGGCGTGCCCGTCGGTGTCGAACGCGAGGGGATCGTGCTCGAGCCGGAGCGGACGTGGGAGGTGGGGGCGCAGAACGCCGGCGTCGAGGACCCGCGCACCACGTTCCTCCCGGCCATCGGCCTGCACGTCATGACGTACGTCGCCTACGGGCCGCTCGGACCGCACACGGCCGTGGCCGTGTCGGAGGACCTGCGCGCGTGGCGCCGGCTCGGACCTGTCCGGTTCGGGTACGACGACGCCCTCGACGTCGACCTCGGTCTGTACTTCAACAAGGACTGCGTCTTCCTCCCCGAGCCGGTCGTCGGACCGGACGGCGTCACGAGCATCGCGGTGCTGCAGCGCCCGGGCTGGGACCTGTCCGAGATCCGCCCCGGCGAGGGCGTGCACCCGCCGTCGTGGGTCGAGGACACCCGGCCGTCGATCTGGATCTCGTTCGTGCACCTCGACCGGGTCCGCGAGGACGTCGGGGCACTCGCGGAGTGGCGCGGGCACCGGGTCCTCGCCGCACCGGAGATGCCGTTCGAGGAGCTCAAGATCGGGGCGGGACCGGCGCCGATCCGCGTGCCGGAGGGCTGGTTGCTCCTCCACCACGGGGTGACCGGCGAGCTCGTCGGCTCCCTCGCCCAGCAGCAGAACGTCAACTACGCGGCCGGGGCGATGATCCTCGACGCGGAGCGGCCGTGGCAGGTCGTGTCCCGGACGACCGAGCCGCTGCTGTCCGCCGACACCGAGGACGAGCAGTCGGGCATCGTGCCGAACGTGGTGTTCCCGACGGCGATCGAGGAGATCGACGGGGTGCGGTACGTGTTCTACGGGATGGCCGACTCGAAGATCGGGGTGGCGCGGCTCGTCCGCCGCTGA
- a CDS encoding carbohydrate ABC transporter permease has translation MDGIQLSRGQAALRFVVLLIGAAVFLFPFWYMIVGSLQASPDTSIAGAFPNPSNITGHNYAEINSRVNLGQGLLNSGIYTGGVVICTVVFGVLAGYALAVLQWKGRGVTFALALLVQVIPFQLLMIPLYVLIARNYGLADNYLGMILPFAINSTAVIIFRQYFLQVPQEIFDAARIDGAGEISVLWRVALPLVRPALVTVVLVTFIGPWNDFLWPFLITKEASMQPLAVSLANYISNIAQSTANPFGAILAGAVVLAAPVVVLFIVFQRYFISTDVGSGVKG, from the coding sequence ATGGACGGGATCCAGCTGAGCCGCGGCCAGGCGGCGCTCCGGTTCGTGGTGCTCCTCATCGGCGCCGCGGTCTTCCTGTTCCCGTTCTGGTACATGATCGTCGGCTCGCTCCAGGCGTCCCCGGACACCTCGATCGCCGGTGCGTTCCCGAACCCGTCGAACATCACCGGGCACAACTACGCCGAGATCAACTCCCGGGTGAACCTCGGCCAGGGGCTCCTGAACTCCGGCATCTACACCGGCGGCGTGGTGATCTGCACGGTCGTCTTCGGCGTCCTCGCCGGCTACGCGCTCGCGGTCCTGCAGTGGAAGGGACGCGGCGTCACCTTCGCCCTGGCACTCCTCGTGCAGGTCATCCCGTTCCAGCTGCTGATGATCCCGCTCTACGTGCTCATCGCGCGGAACTACGGACTCGCCGACAACTACCTCGGCATGATCCTGCCGTTCGCGATCAACTCGACGGCGGTGATCATCTTCCGCCAGTACTTCCTGCAGGTCCCGCAGGAGATCTTCGACGCCGCGCGGATCGACGGTGCCGGTGAGATCAGCGTGCTGTGGCGGGTGGCACTCCCCCTGGTCCGGCCGGCGCTCGTGACCGTGGTGCTCGTGACCTTCATCGGGCCGTGGAACGACTTCCTCTGGCCGTTCCTCATCACGAAGGAGGCATCGATGCAGCCCCTTGCGGTGTCGCTCGCCAACTACATCTCGAACATCGCCCAGTCGACCGCGAACCCGTTCGGAGCGATCCTCGCCGGGGCGGTCGTGCTCGCCGCGCCGGTCGTCGTGCTGTTCATCGTGTTCCAGCGCTACTTCATCTCGACCGACGTCGGGTCCGGGGTCAAGGGATGA
- a CDS encoding sugar ABC transporter permease produces MTATATAPAAASAGDRGQHRHPWRIRVFGRNPLGWLFSAPYLVFVLVIFAYPLVLAVYMSFHDYFFSAPGATVDRPFIGVQNYVQAFEDPQVRQSFLNVGEFLLINVPLTVVLSLVLAAALNSVVRWSTFFRVSYYVPYVTASVAVVGVWLFLFNQTGLVSKLLGPLAPNPGWLVNEHWAMPIVALFVTWKQLGFYILLYLAALQNVPKELYEAAATDGAGKVRSFFSVTVPGVRPATVLVLLLSTVIGANLFTEPYLLTGGGGPNGSSSSPVLVMYQQGIEQNHPGYASAIGIVLVVGVMVIAFLQNRFAGGRER; encoded by the coding sequence ATGACCGCAACAGCGACCGCCCCGGCCGCCGCATCCGCTGGGGACCGCGGTCAGCACCGGCACCCCTGGCGCATCCGGGTGTTCGGCAGGAACCCCCTCGGCTGGCTCTTCAGCGCGCCGTACCTGGTGTTCGTGCTGGTGATCTTCGCCTACCCCCTGGTCCTCGCCGTCTACATGTCGTTCCACGACTACTTCTTCTCGGCCCCGGGGGCGACCGTCGACCGACCGTTCATCGGCGTGCAGAACTACGTGCAGGCGTTCGAGGACCCCCAGGTCCGGCAGTCGTTCCTGAACGTCGGCGAGTTCCTGCTCATCAACGTGCCGCTCACCGTCGTGCTGTCGCTCGTGCTCGCGGCGGCGCTCAACAGCGTCGTCCGCTGGTCGACGTTCTTCCGGGTCAGCTACTACGTGCCGTACGTCACGGCGTCCGTCGCCGTCGTCGGCGTCTGGCTGTTCCTGTTCAACCAGACCGGCCTCGTGTCGAAGCTCCTCGGCCCGCTCGCCCCGAACCCTGGGTGGCTCGTCAACGAGCACTGGGCGATGCCGATCGTCGCGCTCTTCGTCACGTGGAAGCAGCTCGGGTTCTACATCCTGCTGTACCTGGCGGCGTTGCAGAACGTGCCGAAGGAGCTCTACGAAGCAGCCGCGACGGACGGTGCGGGCAAGGTGCGGTCGTTCTTCTCCGTGACCGTCCCCGGAGTCCGACCCGCGACCGTGCTGGTCCTGCTCCTCAGCACCGTCATCGGGGCGAACCTGTTCACGGAGCCCTACCTGCTGACTGGCGGCGGCGGCCCGAACGGCTCGTCGTCGTCACCCGTGCTGGTGATGTACCAGCAGGGCATCGAGCAGAACCACCCGGGGTACGCGTCCGCGATCGGCATCGTGCTGGTCGTCGGGGTCATGGTCATCGCGTTCCTGCAGAACCGATTCGCCGGAGGAAGAGAACGATGA
- a CDS encoding extracellular solute-binding protein: MHRRMLAIGTALAATVALTVSGCATGNTVAGPEARTKHGPITIWYSNNAQEVTWGKGLVSSWNKDHPDEPIRAQEVPAGKSTEEVIGAAITAGTTPCLVFNNLPAATGQFQKQGGLVDLSKFPGADAYIQARSGKTADQYKSPDGDYYQMPWKSNPVMMFYNKKVFAKAGLSTTDPKLSTYADFLAAAAKIKATKAAPFAIYPAATSEFFQPNFDFLPLYAAETGGTGLLDGDQKATFDDAAGKDVASFWKTVYAKGYAGKDQLQGDAFATGQAAMAMVGPWAVASYKGAVDWGVVPVPTKDGTAADATWTFPDAKNAAMYASCRNQGTAWDVLKYATSPDQDRALLETTGQMPIRKDLASTYADYFAKNPSYREFGAQAARTVDDPTGPNSTAVLQAFRNFWTKAVISGDGELDPQLAAAATKTTQLAVQK; this comes from the coding sequence ATGCACCGCCGCATGCTCGCCATCGGCACCGCCCTCGCGGCGACCGTGGCGCTCACCGTCTCCGGCTGCGCCACCGGCAACACGGTGGCCGGACCCGAGGCGAGGACCAAGCACGGTCCGATCACGATCTGGTACTCGAACAACGCCCAGGAGGTCACCTGGGGCAAGGGGCTCGTCAGCTCGTGGAACAAGGACCACCCGGACGAGCCGATCAGGGCCCAGGAGGTCCCCGCGGGCAAGAGCACCGAAGAGGTGATCGGCGCCGCGATCACGGCCGGCACCACACCGTGCCTGGTGTTCAACAACCTGCCCGCCGCCACCGGGCAGTTCCAGAAGCAGGGCGGCCTGGTCGACCTGTCGAAGTTCCCCGGTGCCGACGCCTACATCCAGGCGCGCTCGGGGAAGACGGCCGACCAGTACAAGTCCCCGGACGGTGACTACTACCAGATGCCGTGGAAGTCGAACCCGGTGATGATGTTCTACAACAAGAAGGTCTTCGCGAAGGCCGGGTTGAGCACCACCGACCCGAAGCTCAGCACCTACGCCGACTTCCTCGCTGCCGCCGCGAAGATCAAGGCCACGAAGGCCGCGCCGTTCGCCATCTACCCCGCGGCGACGAGCGAGTTCTTCCAGCCGAACTTCGACTTCCTGCCGCTGTACGCCGCCGAGACCGGCGGGACGGGGCTGCTCGACGGGGACCAGAAGGCCACGTTCGACGACGCCGCCGGCAAGGACGTCGCGAGCTTCTGGAAGACCGTGTACGCCAAGGGGTACGCCGGCAAGGACCAGCTCCAGGGTGACGCCTTCGCCACCGGCCAGGCCGCGATGGCGATGGTCGGCCCGTGGGCGGTCGCCAGCTACAAGGGTGCGGTGGACTGGGGCGTCGTGCCCGTCCCGACGAAGGACGGCACCGCAGCGGACGCGACCTGGACGTTCCCGGACGCCAAGAACGCCGCGATGTACGCGTCGTGCCGCAACCAGGGAACCGCGTGGGACGTCCTCAAGTACGCGACGAGTCCCGACCAGGACCGCGCGCTGCTCGAGACGACCGGGCAGATGCCGATCCGGAAGGACCTCGCGTCGACCTACGCGGACTACTTCGCGAAGAACCCGTCGTACCGGGAGTTCGGCGCCCAGGCAGCCAGGACCGTCGACGACCCGACGGGTCCCAACTCGACGGCCGTCCTGCAGGCGTTCCGGAACTTCTGGACGAAGGCCGTCATCTCCGGCGACGGCGAACTCGATCCGCAGCTCGCCGCCGCGGCCACCAAGACGACCCAGCTCGCTGTCCAGAAGTGA
- a CDS encoding LacI family DNA-binding transcriptional regulator has product MTRRPTIVDVAREAGVSKGLVSLALNDRPGVNATTRERIHKVAADIGWRPNPAARGLTNRRAYALGLVVRRDPRIIEVDPFFASFISGLETVLSERGQVLVLSLVGDHDAEERAYRTLAADARVDGFIVTDLLAGDPRIELIADLGVHAVTLGEPDVPTAFPAIRRDYAPGIHELVRYLVGLGHERIAHVAGPESMLHGHERRQLFADAAHEAGLDAAVVPTDFSPEQGAAATEQLLDLPVDDRPTAIVYGNDPMAIAGMSVAQHRGLRIPKDLSVTGLDGSQIGRLVYPALTTLDNDPAEWGRIVAATLLDLVDGTTPVDRALHPAGLIVRGSTGAPPTRQHTTA; this is encoded by the coding sequence ATGACACGACGCCCCACCATCGTCGACGTCGCACGCGAAGCCGGCGTCTCGAAGGGCCTCGTGTCCCTCGCGCTCAACGACCGGCCCGGTGTCAACGCCACCACCCGCGAACGCATCCACAAGGTCGCCGCGGACATCGGCTGGCGCCCGAACCCGGCCGCCCGTGGCCTCACCAACCGTCGCGCCTACGCCCTGGGCCTGGTGGTCCGTCGCGACCCCCGCATCATCGAGGTCGACCCGTTCTTCGCGTCGTTCATCTCCGGTCTCGAGACCGTCCTGTCGGAGCGCGGCCAGGTCCTCGTCCTCAGCCTCGTCGGCGACCACGACGCCGAGGAACGCGCCTACCGCACGCTCGCCGCGGACGCCAGGGTCGACGGGTTCATCGTCACGGACCTGCTCGCCGGCGACCCCCGAATCGAGCTCATCGCCGACCTCGGGGTGCACGCCGTCACACTCGGCGAGCCCGACGTGCCGACGGCGTTCCCCGCGATCCGACGGGACTACGCCCCCGGCATCCACGAGCTCGTCCGCTACCTGGTCGGCCTCGGTCACGAGCGGATCGCCCACGTGGCCGGTCCCGAGTCCATGCTTCACGGACACGAGCGTCGGCAGCTGTTCGCCGACGCGGCACACGAGGCCGGCCTCGACGCGGCCGTGGTCCCGACGGACTTCTCGCCCGAACAGGGCGCCGCGGCGACCGAGCAGCTCCTCGACCTCCCGGTGGACGACCGCCCGACGGCGATCGTCTACGGGAACGACCCGATGGCGATCGCCGGCATGTCGGTCGCCCAGCACCGCGGCCTCCGGATCCCGAAAGACCTCTCGGTCACCGGGCTCGACGGCTCGCAGATCGGGCGGCTCGTGTACCCGGCCCTCACCACCCTCGACAACGACCCGGCCGAGTGGGGGCGCATCGTCGCCGCCACACTGCTCGACCTCGTCGACGGCACCACGCCCGTCGACCGCGCTCTGCACCCCGCCGGACTCATCGTCCGCGGGTCGACGGGCGCGCCTCCGACCCGACAGCACACGACCGCGTAG
- a CDS encoding ABC transporter permease, translating to MLTPQLVTGTLIGIGALVALATALLLAVRAPKPFAPALAVLQGTVQLAAISLILSNIIRSPFWIGVALFVMFTVATWTAARRLGAYRRMVGPVATAMGAGVVVSLAVVFSTGAIEFSPRYVLAIGGIVIGNAMTIATLSGRRFVELTGDHWEEVEGWLALGARPRQATVDLVRRAVHAAMVPTTDQTRTTGLVTLPGAFVGAVFGGVSPLEAGRFQIVVLASIIGCGAVVAIVLTRWLAPVRVRPATLHN from the coding sequence ATGCTCACGCCGCAGCTCGTCACCGGAACGCTCATCGGCATCGGCGCACTCGTCGCCCTCGCGACGGCGCTGCTGCTGGCCGTCCGAGCCCCGAAGCCGTTCGCGCCGGCGCTCGCCGTCCTGCAGGGCACCGTGCAGCTCGCCGCCATCAGCCTCATCCTGTCGAACATCATCCGCAGCCCGTTCTGGATCGGCGTCGCCCTGTTCGTCATGTTCACCGTGGCGACGTGGACCGCGGCCCGTCGGCTGGGCGCGTACCGGCGCATGGTCGGGCCGGTCGCGACCGCGATGGGCGCCGGCGTCGTCGTCAGTCTGGCCGTGGTGTTCAGCACCGGAGCCATCGAGTTCTCGCCCCGGTACGTGCTCGCGATCGGCGGGATCGTCATCGGGAACGCGATGACGATCGCCACGCTGAGCGGTCGGCGGTTCGTCGAGCTCACCGGCGACCACTGGGAGGAGGTCGAGGGGTGGCTCGCGCTCGGCGCACGTCCACGCCAGGCGACCGTGGACCTGGTGCGCCGTGCTGTCCACGCCGCCATGGTCCCGACGACCGACCAGACCCGCACCACGGGGCTCGTTACCCTGCCGGGAGCGTTCGTCGGGGCCGTGTTCGGCGGGGTCTCGCCGCTCGAGGCGGGGCGGTTCCAGATCGTGGTCCTGGCCAGCATCATCGGCTGCGGCGCGGTCGTGGCCATCGTCCTCACGCGGTGGCTCGCACCCGTCCGTGTGCGGCCGGCGACGCTGCACAACTGA
- a CDS encoding AMP-binding protein has translation MPDTTVATFAWPDLGDTFNWADDWFDVIAAGNDRTALWLADADGDRRFSYAEMAARSDRLAVVLDAHGVRKGDHVLVMLGNQLELWETMLAVIKLGAVILPTSTMLDTADLQDRVDRGSVAHVVTNAAETPKYTGVHGDFSRIVIGGAADGWAPYPDHLGDPAPAGEQRPVVTTRTTDPCLVYFTSGTTSKPKMVVHTQTSYPVGHLSTMHWIGLRPGDVHLAISSPGWGKHAWSCFFAPWIAEATVFVHDTPRFDPAALLAQLERAEVSTFCAPPTAWRMMLQADLGARPRALREVVSAGEPLNPEVIDRVRDAWGLTIRDGYGQTETTAIIGNAPGADVTAGAMGTPLPGVTVVLLDPLTGAPGDEGEVCLDLRERPVNLMAGYLGEADRTADAMRDGHFHTGDIAARDAAGQLTFIGRTDDVFKSSDYKVSPFEVESALLQHPAVAESAVVPAPDQARLNIVKAYVALAAGWEPTADTARQVLEHARDVLPVYARVRRVEFAELPKTISGKIRRVELRELEERAAVSGTPAVGEWREDHFPELRGTRAAEAPGAS, from the coding sequence ATGCCCGACACGACCGTGGCCACGTTCGCCTGGCCCGACCTCGGCGACACGTTCAACTGGGCCGACGACTGGTTCGACGTCATCGCCGCGGGCAACGACCGCACGGCGCTCTGGCTCGCGGACGCCGACGGCGACCGCCGGTTCAGCTACGCCGAGATGGCCGCGCGCTCCGACCGGCTCGCGGTCGTCCTCGACGCACACGGCGTCCGGAAGGGCGACCACGTGCTGGTGATGCTCGGCAACCAGCTCGAACTGTGGGAGACGATGCTCGCGGTCATCAAGCTCGGCGCCGTCATCCTGCCGACCTCGACGATGCTCGACACCGCCGACCTGCAGGACCGCGTCGACCGCGGGTCCGTCGCCCACGTGGTCACGAACGCGGCGGAGACACCCAAGTACACGGGCGTGCACGGGGACTTCTCACGCATCGTGATCGGCGGCGCCGCGGACGGGTGGGCGCCGTACCCCGACCACCTCGGCGACCCGGCACCCGCGGGCGAACAGCGCCCGGTCGTCACCACCCGGACGACGGACCCGTGCCTGGTGTACTTCACGTCCGGCACCACCTCGAAGCCGAAGATGGTCGTGCACACGCAGACCTCGTACCCGGTCGGACACCTCAGCACGATGCACTGGATCGGTCTGCGGCCCGGCGACGTCCACCTGGCGATCAGCTCACCGGGGTGGGGCAAGCACGCGTGGAGCTGCTTCTTCGCACCGTGGATCGCCGAGGCCACCGTGTTCGTGCACGACACCCCGCGCTTCGACCCCGCGGCGCTGCTGGCACAGCTCGAACGGGCCGAGGTCAGCACGTTCTGCGCGCCGCCCACGGCCTGGCGGATGATGCTGCAGGCCGACCTCGGAGCCCGGCCACGAGCGCTGCGCGAAGTGGTGTCCGCCGGCGAGCCGCTCAACCCCGAGGTCATCGACCGGGTGCGCGACGCATGGGGCCTGACGATCCGCGACGGCTACGGCCAGACCGAGACGACGGCGATCATCGGCAACGCCCCGGGCGCGGACGTGACAGCCGGCGCGATGGGGACGCCGCTGCCCGGCGTCACCGTGGTGCTGCTCGACCCGTTGACCGGTGCACCCGGGGACGAGGGCGAGGTCTGCCTCGACCTGCGCGAGCGCCCGGTGAACCTGATGGCCGGGTACCTCGGCGAAGCGGACCGGACCGCCGACGCGATGCGCGACGGCCACTTCCACACGGGCGACATCGCCGCCCGTGACGCGGCCGGACAGCTCACCTTCATCGGCCGCACCGACGACGTCTTCAAGTCCTCCGACTACAAGGTCTCGCCGTTCGAGGTCGAGAGCGCCCTGCTGCAGCACCCGGCCGTCGCCGAGAGCGCGGTCGTCCCCGCACCGGACCAGGCGCGGCTCAACATCGTGAAGGCCTACGTTGCGCTCGCCGCGGGCTGGGAGCCGACGGCCGACACGGCGCGCCAGGTCCTCGAGCACGCACGTGATGTCCTCCCCGTGTACGCACGGGTCCGCCGGGTCGAGTTCGCCGAGCTGCCCAAGACCATCTCCGGCAAGATCCGCCGGGTGGAGCTCCGTGAGCTCGAGGAACGCGCTGCAGTGAGCGGGACGCCCGCCGTGGGTGAGTGGCGCGAGGACCACTTCCCCGAGCTCCGCGGCACGCGCGCAGCCGAGGCGCCCGGCGCGAGCTGA
- a CDS encoding alpha/beta hydrolase fold domain-containing protein — MTPTHPDLRAIRFLPGFSWGPRLTGLVRRVRPRPADLGPEVTASELHLPGTAGNPDVSVRLLRPALAEGPTPLLLWVHGGGLISGSPEQDDRANAGFVRSLGIAVAAVRYRLAPDAVAPAAAEDVYSAFVALVERAGRLGIDPARIAIGGASAGGGLAAAATLMAVDRPGPVPVFQLLVYPMLDDRTVLRTDMDTTNVHVWMPGSNRYGWTSYLGTDPGSPDVSAYAAPARRTDLAGLPPAWVGVGANDLFHDEDVEYAERLRAAGIDCTLEVVPGAFHGFDAVMPKAGVSRAFWLAQARALQGALTASPRHE, encoded by the coding sequence ATGACCCCCACCCACCCCGACCTCCGTGCGATCCGCTTCCTGCCCGGGTTCTCCTGGGGACCGCGCCTGACGGGGCTCGTCCGGCGGGTGCGGCCGCGGCCGGCCGACCTCGGGCCGGAGGTCACGGCGTCCGAACTGCACCTGCCGGGCACCGCGGGCAACCCGGACGTGTCGGTCCGGCTGCTCCGCCCGGCGCTCGCCGAGGGCCCGACGCCGCTGCTGCTCTGGGTCCACGGTGGCGGGCTCATCTCCGGCAGCCCGGAGCAGGACGACCGCGCGAACGCCGGCTTCGTCCGCAGCCTCGGGATCGCGGTCGCCGCCGTGCGGTACCGCCTGGCGCCCGACGCCGTCGCTCCCGCCGCCGCCGAGGACGTGTACAGCGCCTTCGTTGCGCTGGTCGAGCGGGCCGGACGGCTGGGCATCGACCCGGCCCGGATCGCGATCGGGGGTGCGAGCGCGGGTGGTGGGCTCGCCGCCGCTGCCACCCTGATGGCCGTGGACCGGCCGGGTCCGGTGCCGGTCTTCCAGCTGCTGGTCTACCCGATGCTCGACGACAGAACGGTGCTGCGGACCGACATGGACACCACCAACGTGCACGTGTGGATGCCGGGCAGCAACCGGTACGGCTGGACGTCGTACCTCGGCACCGATCCCGGCAGCCCGGACGTGTCGGCGTACGCGGCCCCGGCCCGCCGCACCGACCTCGCCGGCCTGCCTCCGGCCTGGGTCGGCGTCGGCGCGAACGACCTGTTCCACGACGAGGACGTCGAGTACGCGGAGCGGCTCCGCGCCGCCGGGATCGACTGCACGCTCGAGGTCGTGCCGGGCGCGTTCCACGGCTTCGACGCGGTGATGCCGAAGGCCGGTGTGTCGCGCGCCTTCTGGCTCGCGCAGGCACGCGCGCTGCAGGGCGCCCTGACCGCGTCCCCGCGGCACGAGTAG